In Streptomyces sp. NBC_00341, the DNA window GCCGCCACCAGCAGGACCGGGACGACGCCCATGACGAGCAGCCGTTTCCGGCCACGCCCCCGCTGACCCTGCCGACGCACGTCCGATCCGGACATCCGCGCCCCTCCCCAGTGTTCCGGTGCTCGTACTCCCCTCTGTAATGACCGCTGATGGCGCGAATTGGTTCAGTCCACTCGCTTACGAAGCGGACAGGGCGGGTGGGTTGGGTGCCTCAGGAGTCACAGGCGCCACGCGTCACGCGTCACAGAAGACTCACGGCACGGAGGGTCCGCCCAGGTACTGGCCGTTGGTGTCGTAGGGCCAGGGGTTGGCGACACAGCCTTTGAGTCCGTAGATCTGCTGCATCATGGCGGGGGCGGGTCGGCCTTTGCCGGGGCAGGTTTCGTGGCCGTGGCCGAGCCAGTGGCCGACTTCGTGGTTGATGATGAGGGCGCGGTATTCGGCCAGGGGTCCGTTGAATTCGGGTGAACCGGTCTGCCAGCGCTTGAGGTTGACCATGACATCGACACCGACGCGGCAGTTGACCTCACCATGGGTGTTGAGCCCGCTGTTCCCGCAGATCCTGTCGACGGTCGCCGCCGTGGCGATCCGGACGACCAGCCCCGCAGGGCCCTTCGTGACCTGGTGGAACGTATGCTCTCCGCCGTGCGCCCAGCCACGTGGCGCGGCGAGGAACCCGGCGATCTGGGTGGCGGCCGCGTCCGGGTCGACGCCGGTGCCGTCCTCCACCTCGACCCGGTAGGCGTTGCCACCGCCCGAGGTCGCGCCCGCCCGCGCGACCGTGAAGGTGCCGGGGCCGTGGGAGGGGATGGCGGGATGGTCACCGCCCTTGGTGCCGGATTTGGATGTGGAGTCGGTGTCGGAGCTCGGCTTTGTCTTCGGGCTCACCTTCGGCTTGGCACGCGCCTTCGGTCTGGTGCTCGCCCCGCCCTTCGAACCGGAACCGGTCGGGGCGTCATCGGCATACGACTTATCGCCGGAACCGGAACCGGAACCGGAATTGGCTGATGCGGACGCGGCTGCGGCAGCCGACGGATCGTCCCCGCCGGACCACAGCGGCGAGGCGGCCACCGCGATGCAGATCACGGCCGTCGGCACGAGGACCGCGACCAGCAGCCGTATCCGGCTGCGGCGGCGACGGTCCTGCCGTGAGCGCCGCCGGGCCCCCCGGCCGCCCCGTCGCTGTCCCTGCTGTCTCCGTACCTCAGCCGACACGATCCGCGTACTCCTTCGATTCCATGGGGTGTGCCGCCGCGTACTTCACGAGCTCCAGGAACCGGGAGTCCCCCGCGACGGCGAGCAGTTGATCGGCGGTGACGGGTGACGGCCCCCCTGTGCCGTCGTCACCGCCGACCGAGAGGACGACCGCGCTGTCGCCGTACGTGAAGCGGACGAGGGTGCTCGCGGCGGCCGGTGACCCGTCCGGGCCGGCGGCCGACGTCACGGCCTG includes these proteins:
- a CDS encoding DUF3152 domain-containing protein; this encodes MLVAVLVPTAVICIAVAASPLWSGGDDPSAAAAASASANSGSGSGSGDKSYADDAPTGSGSKGGASTRPKARAKPKVSPKTKPSSDTDSTSKSGTKGGDHPAIPSHGPGTFTVARAGATSGGGNAYRVEVEDGTGVDPDAAATQIAGFLAAPRGWAHGGEHTFHQVTKGPAGLVVRIATAATVDRICGNSGLNTHGEVNCRVGVDVMVNLKRWQTGSPEFNGPLAEYRALIINHEVGHWLGHGHETCPGKGRPAPAMMQQIYGLKGCVANPWPYDTNGQYLGGPSVP